GAGCAGCTCGCCCGCAGTGCCGAGGATGGGAATGGCCCGGCTCTCGACGTAGATCTCGTCCCCGTCGGCGCCGAGGGCGCGGTGCACCAGTTCGGACAGGGGCTCGCGCCGCGTGCGGGCCTGAGCCATCACGCGACGCAGGCGACCGCGGTCCTCGGGATGGACGAAGTCGAGCGGCCGGCGGCCGGACATCTCGACCGGCCGGTAGCCGAGCAGCAGGCGCACGCCGTCGCTGTTGTAGCAGTAGCGGCCCTGCGCATCGAGCTCCCAGATGTGATCGGCACTGCTCAGGCTGAGATCCTGGAAGCGCTGCCGAACCACGCGCGCTTCCGCGCGCAACCGCTGTGCTTCCTGCCAGAATCCGAGTAGCGCGCCGGCCTGGACCAGCGAGGCCGCGGCTGGACCGGCGAGAGCGGTCGCGCCGGCCCCGGCAAAGAGGCAGAGCCCGGCCGCCGGGCCGGGACCGCCGAACGCGAGCAGCAGCGCCGGCGGATCGCCGGGGGCGGCGAGCGCCTCGGCGAGGGGGCGCTCCCCGGCGTCCTCCCGGGCGATCGCGCGCAGCGTGGGGCCGGCGCTGGGCGCCAGCGCGGGCCAGGGCGGCGGCAGAGGGAGCTGCTGCGGGAAGGGGACGCCCTCGCCGAGCCGGGCGCGCCGCTCGAGTTCGCCGCTCTCCGCACGGAGATAGAGCGCCACGCCCGCGCGGCCGCTCAGCGCCGCCAGCGGGGTGAGGCAGCCGGCGAGCTGCTCGGCGGCGGGGCCGGCGGCCTGCAGGGCCGCAGCGAGCTCGGCCAGCGCCTGGCAGGCGGTGGGCAGGGGGTCGAACTCTCGCTCATCCGGGGACATGCGGACCTCACGGCTGCCCTGGCAGGGGCGCCGGACGGCAATGCCAGGATCGTTCCAACCCGACCGCCCCGCCCCCCGTGGTCCTCGCCGGCCGCCCGCACAAGATCTTGGGGTGGCCACTTCCTAACCCAAAGTCAGGCTTTGAGATGTGAGACTGGCTTGAAGAAAAGTCTTGCCAAGGCAGGCCCCAGGGGGGAAAAGAGGGCCGTCCGTGCGGGGAGGCTGCGATGATCCGCGAAAAACTCGTGCGCGTTCGCAAGAAGGGGCAGGAGTTCACAGGGACGCTCTCCTACTTCTCGCCCTTCCTGATGAAGAAGCGCCGCGAGGCCGAGCTGCCCGGCCGCGGCGGCGAGCTCTTCCTCGAACTGAAGAGCTTCGACATCGCCTCGCTGCTCATGGTCAGGAGCGAGGTCCTCGCCGAGGGCCGCGGCTACGACCACTACGACAGCTTCCAGTGCCTGCAGGCCCAGCTCGACGAGCAGGGCGCCGAGATCCTCTCCTGCGGCAACTGCCAGTACTTCCTCTTCTCGGGCATGGCGCGCGACATGAGCAACGGCTCGCGCGGCTACTGTCTGCACGGCCGGCTCGGCCAGAACCTGCGGCCGCGGGACATCCGCGAGATCTTCCACTGCTGTGAGTACTTCGAGTACGGCCCCAAGGACGAGCGCGAGGCCTTCCGCCAGCGCTGGCGCACGAGCCTGATGGCCCGGCCGATGGACCAGCGCCCGCGCGCCGATCAGCACTACGCCGATCTGCCGGAGGACCCGGACAGCCCGTCTTCCCTCTGAGCGCCGCGGCCAAGACGGTTGTCCCCTGCGCGGGCTTCGACTATAGTGCCCGGCGGCGCGCGGATCGAACCCCCCGCGCGAGCGGACTCGCCCCGGTCCCGCGCCAGCGGCCGGCCTTCCCGGACGGACAGGATGTTCGACCCCAAGGATCCGATTCCCCAGCGCCCGGACCGCATGCCCCCCGGCCAGATCCTGGCGACCTGCCAGCGCTGCCGCGCGACCTGCTGCACCTACATGGCCATCGAGATCGACGCACCGACCACGCTCGCCGACTTCGAGAACATCCGCTGGTACTGCGCGCACAAGCAGACCTGGGTATTCAAGGACGCCGGGTCCTGGTTCGTCGTCTTCGCTACGCCCTGCGAGCAGCTCCAGGCCGATTACACCTGCGGCATCTACGACACGCGTCCGCAGGTCTGCCGGGAGCACAAG
The sequence above is a segment of the bacterium genome. Coding sequences within it:
- a CDS encoding HD domain-containing protein, with translation MSPDEREFDPLPTACQALAELAAALQAAGPAAEQLAGCLTPLAALSGRAGVALYLRAESGELERRARLGEGVPFPQQLPLPPPWPALAPSAGPTLRAIAREDAGERPLAEALAAPGDPPALLLAFGGPGPAAGLCLFAGAGATALAGPAAASLVQAGALLGFWQEAQRLRAEARVVRQRFQDLSLSSADHIWELDAQGRYCYNSDGVRLLLGYRPVEMSGRRPLDFVHPEDRGRLRRVMAQARTRREPLSELVHRALGADGDEIYVESRAIPILGTAGELLGYRGVDRNITDWFQAKRVLEETITGTCEALSRMVELRDPYTKGHSVRVATLAVFLARRLGRSPYELRGLQLMGLLHDIGKVGIPTEILSKPGRLGPEELELMRQHPQMGYEILRDISFPWPVAAAVLQHHERLDGSGYPQGLTGNEQMWQVRVLAVADLLEAMATDRPYRPGLGPDLALKELRQQRGQLYDAEVVDAVLAAAATGELAELLAASPPVGPAEREGLAREAVHARPAPAREPLPAR
- a CDS encoding YkgJ family cysteine cluster protein produces the protein MFDPKDPIPQRPDRMPPGQILATCQRCRATCCTYMAIEIDAPTTLADFENIRWYCAHKQTWVFKDAGSWFVVFATPCEQLQADYTCGIYDTRPQVCREHKFGECDYFLRGEFDLELRSLEAVEAYLRQRFPSHYRKQTRRTARRRGRAPGGEGATGGA